A single Pan troglodytes isolate AG18354 chromosome X, NHGRI_mPanTro3-v2.0_pri, whole genome shotgun sequence DNA region contains:
- the XAGE5 gene encoding X antigen family member 5 isoform X3, whose translation MSWQGRRYRPRRCLRLAQLVGPMLEPSVPEPQQEEPPTESQDHTPGQKREEDQGAAEIQVPNLEADLQELSQSKTGDECGDSPDVQGKILPKSEQFKMPEGGEGKPQL comes from the exons ATGAGTTGGCAAGGAAGAAGATATAGACCAAGACGATGTTTACGACTTGCTCAGCTGGTTGGGCCTATGCTT GAGCCCAGTGTGCCAGAGCCTCAACAAGAAGAACCACCAACTGAAAGTCAGGATCATACACCTGGTCAGAAGAGAGAAGAAGATCAGGGTGCAGCTGAGATTCAAg TGCCTAACCTGGAAGCTGATCTCCAGGAGCTGTCTCAGTCAAAGACTGGGGATGAATGTGGAGATAGTCCTGATGTCCAGGGGAAGATTCTGCCAAAATCAGAGCAATTTAAAATGCCAGAAGGAG GGGAAGGGAAACCACAGCTTTAA
- the XAGE5 gene encoding X antigen family member 5 isoform X1, whose protein sequence is MSWQGRRYRPRRCLRLAQLVGPMLEPSVPEPQQEEPPTESQDHTPGQKREEDQGAAEIQVPNLEADLQELSQSKTGDECGDSPDVQGKILPKSEQFKMPEGGTYNIQTVHSDHSRSEALND, encoded by the exons ATGAGTTGGCAAGGAAGAAGATATAGACCAAGACGATGTTTACGACTTGCTCAGCTGGTTGGGCCTATGCTT GAGCCCAGTGTGCCAGAGCCTCAACAAGAAGAACCACCAACTGAAAGTCAGGATCATACACCTGGTCAGAAGAGAGAAGAAGATCAGGGTGCAGCTGAGATTCAAg TGCCTAACCTGGAAGCTGATCTCCAGGAGCTGTCTCAGTCAAAGACTGGGGATGAATGTGGAGATAGTCCTGATGTCCAGGGGAAGATTCTGCCAAAATCAGAGCAATTTAAAATGCCAGAAGGAG GAACCTACAACATTCAGACCGTACATTCAGACCATTCCCGCAGTGAAGCCTTGAATGActga
- the XAGE5 gene encoding X antigen family member 5 isoform X2 produces the protein MSWQGRRYRPRRCLRLAQLVGPMLEPSVPEPQQEEPPTESQDHTPGQKREEDQGAAEIQVPNLEADLQELSQSKTGDECGDSPDVQGKILPKSEQFKMPEGGFCLESSDDMI, from the exons ATGAGTTGGCAAGGAAGAAGATATAGACCAAGACGATGTTTACGACTTGCTCAGCTGGTTGGGCCTATGCTT GAGCCCAGTGTGCCAGAGCCTCAACAAGAAGAACCACCAACTGAAAGTCAGGATCATACACCTGGTCAGAAGAGAGAAGAAGATCAGGGTGCAGCTGAGATTCAAg TGCCTAACCTGGAAGCTGATCTCCAGGAGCTGTCTCAGTCAAAGACTGGGGATGAATGTGGAGATAGTCCTGATGTCCAGGGGAAGATTCTGCCAAAATCAGAGCAATTTAAAATGCCAGAAGGAG GTTTCTGCCTTGAGTCATCAGATGATATGATTTAA